The following is a genomic window from Solanum lycopersicum chromosome 6, SLM_r2.1.
TTTGAAGAGAATCCTCAATTGAGCCcaattcaatctccaatttcaactagtttcaaaacattttattaagatatgttcTTATATTTAAGGTATGAATTACTAcctatttaacatcttttaggGTTTATCTATTCATTTGTtatattataaaagttaaatatcaatatgttaaattattaagaTTAATCAGGTCAAATTGGACAGATCAATACCCAATCCGTTTTTACCAATTTGAGCCCAAAATAAACTTAGGTTGATCAATTTCTATTTCAACCGACTTTAATATTCTCAATTTCAACCCAACCCGCCCATTTGATATCCCTAATTACTAACATCATATATTTAGAAAAGATAAGTAGGGGTCAAATAATGGCAAAGTGTATGGACAAACACTATTTGCCAAGTTTTTTCCcgaatattatttgaaaaatttatggcTAAATGAGCCCTTATTTCGCTTTCCTATCAAACAAAACATAGAAATACCACaataatatgaccaagaaatctaaatgatatatatatatagatttagtTTTAGTTAAGCGAAATTATTAGCTGGGGTGTCAATATAAAAGAGGcgaatatttttaattagtttgtgTGACATTTGCTTagttttttcaatatttttagtaaaatgTTCATTTAATATGGAACGGGGAGTATTGATGTAGTTAATGGGCCTTTGAGGTTGGGCTAATATGGGCTTCAGCCCAGTGTAAGATTCTACTATCCAGAGTCGTTTTGTATCGTCGCATCTGAAAAAACAAGTGGTGGTAATTGATCGGACGGCGTGAGGCAACATTTATACAAATTACTCCATTTTCAGTAGTACAGATTTTGCAGAAAGCTGACAAGCACAAGCTAAGATGATTTATCGGTTAAATGATCTGctgttgaagagtccactttaAGTATTAAAGCGCCGGCATGTGTACGGGCTCGGACTCGGGTTTGGGTTCGGATTCTAAGTCGGATCCCGACTCAAACGGGTGGAGCCGAGCTCGTGGAGCGGTTCTCAAGTCGCTGGTGCTCGTCGGAGGAGCCTTATTGCTCCGGCGGCTAACTAAGTCGACTACACGTTGGGACCATGCTCGAATTGTCGCAGAGTCACTTAACGGTGAAAAGGTACTTTTTTTGCGACTTACTGCTTTCTATCTCTGCTATCTTTTGGGTCTCTAGCACTGTGCAagtgataataaatgatatttttgagtTCTGTTGTAGTTTTCAAAGGAGCAAGCTGCTAGGGATCctgataattattttaatttcaggTATTACATTCTTCGTTTGAAGTTATTACTGTTTCCTCTTTTACTTTTGGATGTGTTAGAAATGGTTGCTGCCAAATTTGCTTGTGTGAGTTTTGCATAGCCGATTTTTCCAGCTGTATAATAGGTAAGTAGTGTTGAATCTTATTTACTTCAATTTCATGATTGGAGATTGGCTCGAATGGAGCTGATTGAGTAACTAACTTTCAACTGCTCTATAATGAGGCTTAGTGGATTTTATTATTGGAGGTGTACAGTAGAAGTggattttattaaatgttgataTTTTGGCACTTTTGTATGTTGTTCTTCGATTGGCCTGCAAAGTtacaaacctttttttttagaGATGTAGTGTTTAGGCTAGCTTGTGTGCAGCTCAACTAATTCCATGGGGTACCTCCCACACCAGCACATGTAACGAGTGACTCGATCTATCAAAGCTTCAATAGATTGGAAGAGATTACCTAGTGGTTTTGCTTCTGttaggatttgaacttgagacgtCATGATTGTCAACCCACTTCATTGGTCACTTCTAGGTCACACCCTTGGTTGTGGAAGTCACAAACTTTAGGATGCATACCTTTCATAATTTGGATATCAATCTTCGAATGATCCATTCAGGCATGTGAGTGTGCTTCTCTCCAGGAGCTTTGCTTCTAGGCTCTAGCATATGGTCATCTCTTGATGTAGAAAAGACATGGTgaaagtttttttatttgaaaattttcttttattcacctTTCATATTTTCATGTCTAGATGGCTTTCCTGTCCTGCTGCAGACATGGTAGATGGCTCTAAGGTTTTATATTTTGAGCAGGTAAATATCTCTATATCACGATTTGTTTTTTTCATGCTCCAGGTCTGAACCAAGAATGATCAGTTTACGATGGATCTAATTTTGTTTTGTAGGCATTTTGGCGAACACCACACAAACCCTTTAGACAGGTGAGTGAAAtccaataattttttgtttgttcttgACATTTCTATCTGTGGCATTATAGACCTGATAGCTCTAGTCCAGTTTTTCTGTCTTGTTTGCTTTGATTGCTGAAACATACATAATCCCATAAGATGGCTGaagtttttaatttgatttgttgCTCTTATAGCTGAGAGAACTTCAGTACTTAATTTCTAACAGAACTCTTTTGCAGAGATTTTTCATGGTCAAGCCTTGTGCAAAGGAGTTGAAATGTGATGTTGAGGTTGGTCCAAATTCATATTTCTGTAACTAAACTTTGCTCTGCATTCTACTCCCCTTGCTAAGCCTCTTCACACTTATGTTTGGCATGAGTAGCATAAATTTAAAACACTTACTTTAGTGTAGAACCATCATCCTTTATTGTTGCATCATGTAGTATAATGTGATTGGGTTCAATTCTACTTCACATACAGGCTTGTTCGCTTGaataattactcattttaatttattgttggtGGGTGTGGGTGAGGAGGATTATCAGGAGCTGAATAGAAGCATGAAGGTATGATGATGGTCTTCTGGTTGATAGGAAAATATTCTTTCTGCACTGACTGTAATGGGAATACTACACCTTCCCTACATGGTTGCCTGTTCATGCAGCTGAATTCTAGAATTCCTGCAACTCTCCTGCAGTTTCCCTTTTTttgggtgtgtgtgtgtggggggggggggggtaatccAGTGATGGAAAACAAGCACTGGTAATAATATTGCAGCCTTTAATTCCATTATCAGTTGctaataatatttctttatcTTCCTGTACAACATCTAGTTAAGCACATATGCTATCAGAGATGCAGAGGAGTACAAGAACTTTTGTGATCGCCCTAGGGATCAGCGTCCACAACCCGAAGAAGTTATTGGGGTAAATATTCAAATACATTAAGATTGAATCTattgtttctttatattttacatttgaGTATAGACTCAGTCTGTACCTTTGTAAGATGTGTTCTCTCTTATGCCATATCTCTGTTGCTTAAATAAATCAAGTCTACCATGACAAACTGTTTAATAAATTCTTAGTTTGGTAAATACTTCATAGAAGTTTGATTGTTATGGAAATAAAACTGTTATAGAACATACAGTAACCTGGAGGAAACATTTAGGAATTTGCTGGAAAGTCAGTTTAGTTCTATCGTTATGTGCAGGACATTGCTGAACATTTGACTACCATTCATCTAAAGCGCTGTGAGCGTGGGAAACGGTGCTTGTATGAAGGTTCAACACCTGCAGATGGATTTCCTAATTCATGGGTATTTCCCTATGTTTTTCATTAATCTTAGTGGTGAGATCCATATCATGATAGCCTTTGATGTTTTCTCCTTTCCTATTAAGTTTTGGAAGTTTATTTTGCCTATGTAGCAGAATGGTGCGACATACTGTACCTCAGAACTTGCTGTGTTAAAGAATAATGAGATACATGCCTGGGATAGAGGCTTTGATGATGATGGCAATCAAGTTAGTTCCATATGCTACGTActtgttttttccttaaaagtTATAACCTGTCTTGTGAATCTTGTCTCGATTATATATCCATTTATTTGAAACCTCTGACAAGGCTTGTTTGCCTTCCAAATGTTACAGGTTTGGGGTGTAAAAGGAGGTCCTTATGAATTCAAGCCTGCTCCTTCTTCAAGTTTTAACGATGTGCTAAATCCTTTGAGTTTTGCTTCACAACCCCTGGGGAAAAGAATAGAAGGCTCATTTGTCCTCCAGGAATGATTTCTTGTTATATAATCCCCCCACCCCAACTGCCCACATCTTGTAAATCATAACTCAATTAGTATTATGTTTAAATTATAGTAAATCATAAGGTGTTTTATATTTCAAAGCTAACTGTTTTCTGATGATAGTTCTGATCTTTCTCTGAGAATGCCTGAGAGAATTTTGCAGAAACGGTAATCACCGCTTGAATTAAGATTGATGTTTGTCATGTATGACTGATATAGTGTTATTGAGAGAATTTGGGATCAATACGTCTTGTCACTGCGGCATGTCAATTTGGTACTACAAAATTTGAACTGCCGTATCTTTGGCTCTGTAAAAGTAGAATTCTACGGAAGGAAAAGATAACAATAACAAATTGCTAGATTCATAATGGGTCATTTCATGTCTCTCTTCAGCTATGTCCTTAATTTTTTGTGGGTGCATTCTTGCCTTTGTCTAGAAATGTGCAGTTGGCTATCAACCAATTGGTATCTTAAAAGTTGGCAGATATGTCAAATTTAAAACACTCATGTTTCAACAATTCAATTGTACAAGGGGACATCCTGTTTGGAAAAATATTACTAGCATTCAGTGTTAACGTTCAAATCAATGAGTGCAAGACAATTCAACACAGCGCCCAAACAGAAGGCACTCAGATCCACCTAAATCGTTGCGATTATCATGGATGAAAATGCTATGATGGATGATAATAAAACATAAAGAGGTGGGAAAGCAGGGATCGACATAAGCTTGTAACTAAGAATGCTTAGATGCTGAAATAACCTTGCATGTTGAAGCAACACAAAAACTGAATAAAATTTTGACAATGTCCTAATATCACAAGGACACGAATAGGCAAGTGAACATACCCATATCTCTAATGCAGAGCCCTACTGATCCAAATATGAACATGGACTACATGGTTAAAATTTACAACTCAGATGAATTAAGCAAGTTTGGCACAGAAGAAGGTTTTGGTGCCAAACAGAAGAGTGGAATCATCACCAAGAGCCAGCCTCTACCAAGGTTTGAGGTCACCAACTGGACCAGCAGTCCAGTTTAAGGACTTCTCCCCCGGCTTCAAGTAATTGGTCTTGTCATGTGGCAGTTTCCGTGCAAGTCCATTCAAAATCTGATGAAAAGCATCACCTGATTGAGCAGGTGTTGGAAACAACATTGCCTGCTTCATTGAAGGATTGGCAAGCAGTCTCTGCTTCCTTAATATTTCTTCTGGTCGAATAGAAGTGAGAATGGTGTCCAAATTTGGAACATCTTTCTCTGCTACAAACACGCCTATATCTTCCCAAGGGATTGCGTCAGCAAATGGCAAGACAATGTCATCTGCTATAATAACAGGGATGCATCCAAATATAACTGCTTCAACCAATCTCGGACTCCATGGTGCCCATCCTAGAGGGCACAAGCAAAAGATGGCTCGCTGCATGTCTTCATAGTAAGTAGTTGGATGCTCAGTAGAAATATCAAAGAGAGGATTGTTTTTAAAGTTCTCCCACACTGCTGCTCGGGCACCTCTGAAGTGAGAAATAATCATAGTTAGTTATTTTGTCTTTCCATGTCTCGGAGATCAGTAGTGAGTAGACTAAATGAGAATATTATTTGTCAACTTCTACAGTCATCATTTATTTAAACAATCTTCATTCATTCCCAGAATCACAATGAATAAATCAATTAACTAAGCATCAATACTAGGGCCTTTTGATAAGTAGCTTTAGTGTAAAAAACAAGTGATTTATTCATGAGTCATGGGTATACCTAGCATAGTAACCACCCTCTGGATCATTTCCAACATCATAAAACAAGCCTCGGAAATAAACAAAGATAGACCGGGGAGTATCTGGAGGGATCAAGTGGGACTGCATTTTCTGTGGGGGAGCATATGGAGGAATTGTAATTGAACCATCCTTCAAACAAACATGATTTCTTTGTCCAAAAGTTTGAACCAAGGTAGCACGTTGGAGCAATGGAAGAATTCCCCTCTCAATAGCTTTTTCTTCCTGCAATGGCGCAAAACCAATGTAACCAAAACATCTTTAACACCCTTGACAGAAATGACTGAAAAATTGAGTTGAAAATGACAAAACTGATAATCATGAACCTAAGGGATATTTGTTGGTAACCTTTCCGTGGGTTCTATCCAAttatgtgagtgtgtgtgtatgatagagagaaagagagagatacTCACTTGATAGtgaaaacaagcaccaaaatcATGTGGCACAATAAAGAAGTGATCAGCTCCCTCTGTCCTATTCCAGTAAGGCCAGTTAGAAGAAATAAGTTGTATTGCACTCCTCATCATACGTGGTGACTTGAAGGGTAAAGGAAGGCCATTTGGTGTAAGGTCACAAGTACTGTAAACAGGGGTGTAGAACCAATCTGCTTCCTCGGGATTAAAGGTTCGAACAGCGCTAGATAATAGGAAACGATGCATAAAGATTTCAGCAGCAAACATGTGGTTGAGGCATCGCTGGTCTTTCTGCAGAATTTTCTTGTTATATTTGCTAGGAAGCTCATAGACAAAAACTTTTAATCTCCCAACTGGATTATCTTCCAAGACATCACCCGCACTTCCTA
Proteins encoded in this region:
- the LOC101249651 gene encoding chromophore lyase CRL, chloroplastic isoform X8, with product MCTGSDSGLGSDSKSDPDSNGWSRARGAVLKSLVLVGGALLLRRLTKSTTRWDHARIVAESLNGEKFSKEQAARDPDNYFNFRWLSCPAADMVDGSKVLYFEQAFWRTPHKPFRQRFFMVKPCAKELKCDVELSTYAIRDAEEYKNFCDRPRDQRPQPEEVIGDIAEHLTTIHLKRCERGKRCLYEGSTPADGFPNSWNGATYCTSELAVLKNNEIHAWDRGFDDDGNQVWGVKGGPYEFKPAPSSSFNDVLNPLSFASQPLGKRIEGSFVLQE
- the LOC101249651 gene encoding chromophore lyase CRL, chloroplastic isoform X7; the encoded protein is MCTGSDSGLGSDSKSDPDSNGWSRARGAVLKSLVLVGGALLLRRLTKSTTRWDHARIVAESLNGEKFSKEQAARDPDNYFNFRWLSCPAADMVDGSKVLYFEQAFWRTPHKPFRQRFFMVKPCAKELKCDVELSTYAIRDAEEYKNFCDRPRDQRPQPEEVIGDIAEHLTTIHLKRCERGKRCLYEGSTPADGFPNSWQNGATYCTSELAVLKNNEIHAWDRGFDDDGNQVWGVKGGPYEFKPAPSSSFNDVLNPLSFASQPLGKRIEGSFVLQE
- the LOC101249651 gene encoding chromophore lyase CRL, chloroplastic isoform X1, which encodes MCTGSDSGLGSDSKSDPDSNGWSRARGAVLKSLVLVGGALLLRRLTKSTTRWDHARIVAESLNGEKFSKEQAARDPDNYFNFRWLSCPAADMVDGSKVLYFEQAFWRTPHKPFRQRFFMVKPCAKELKCDVEELNRSMKLSTYAIRDAEEYKNFCDRPRDQRPQPEEVIGFYRYVQDIAEHLTTIHLKRCERGKRCLYEGSTPADGFPNSWQNGATYCTSELAVLKNNEIHAWDRGFDDDGNQVWGVKGGPYEFKPAPSSSFNDVLNPLSFASQPLGKRIEGSFVLQE
- the LOC101249651 gene encoding chromophore lyase CRL, chloroplastic isoform X2, with the protein product MCTGSDSGLGSDSKSDPDSNGWSRARGAVLKSLVLVGGALLLRRLTKSTTRWDHARIVAESLNGEKFSKEQAARDPDNYFNFRWLSCPAADMVDGSKVLYFEQAFWRTPHKPFRQRFFMVKPCAKELKCDVEELNRSMKLSTYAIRDAEEYKNFCDRPRDQRPQPEEVIGFYRYVQDIAEHLTTIHLKRCERGKRCLYEGSTPADGFPNSWNGATYCTSELAVLKNNEIHAWDRGFDDDGNQVWGVKGGPYEFKPAPSSSFNDVLNPLSFASQPLGKRIEGSFVLQE
- the LOC101249651 gene encoding chromophore lyase CRL, chloroplastic isoform X3; protein product: MCTGSDSGLGSDSKSDPDSNGWSRARGAVLKSLVLVGGALLLRRLTKSTTRWDHARIVAESLNGEKFSKEQAARDPDNYFNFRWLSCPAADMVDGSKVLYFEQAFWRTPHKPFRQRFFMVKPCAKELKCDVEELNRSMKLSTYAIRDAEEYKNFCDRPRDQRPQPEEVIGDIAEHLTTIHLKRCERGKRCLYEGSTPADGFPNSWQNGATYCTSELAVLKNNEIHAWDRGFDDDGNQVWGVKGGPYEFKPAPSSSFNDVLNPLSFASQPLGKRIEGSFVLQE
- the LOC101249651 gene encoding chromophore lyase CRL, chloroplastic isoform X5, which translates into the protein MCTGSDSGLGSDSKSDPDSNGWSRARGAVLKSLVLVGGALLLRRLTKSTTRWDHARIVAESLNGEKFSKEQAARDPDNYFNFRWLSCPAADMVDGSKVLYFEQAFWRTPHKPFRQRFFMVKPCAKELKCDVEELNRSMKLSTYAIRDAEEYKNFCDRPRDQRPQPEEVIGDIAEHLTTIHLKRCERGKRCLYEGSTPADGFPNSWNGATYCTSELAVLKNNEIHAWDRGFDDDGNQVWGVKGGPYEFKPAPSSSFNDVLNPLSFASQPLGKRIEGSFVLQE
- the LOC101249651 gene encoding chromophore lyase CRL, chloroplastic isoform X4, coding for MCTGSDSGLGSDSKSDPDSNGWSRARGAVLKSLVLVGGALLLRRLTKSTTRWDHARIVAESLNGEKFSKEQAARDPDNYFNFRWLSCPAADMVDGSKVLYFEQAFWRTPHKPFRQRFFMVKPCAKELKCDVELSTYAIRDAEEYKNFCDRPRDQRPQPEEVIGFYRYVQDIAEHLTTIHLKRCERGKRCLYEGSTPADGFPNSWQNGATYCTSELAVLKNNEIHAWDRGFDDDGNQVWGVKGGPYEFKPAPSSSFNDVLNPLSFASQPLGKRIEGSFVLQE
- the LOC101249651 gene encoding chromophore lyase CRL, chloroplastic isoform X6, which produces MCTGSDSGLGSDSKSDPDSNGWSRARGAVLKSLVLVGGALLLRRLTKSTTRWDHARIVAESLNGEKFSKEQAARDPDNYFNFRWLSCPAADMVDGSKVLYFEQAFWRTPHKPFRQRFFMVKPCAKELKCDVELSTYAIRDAEEYKNFCDRPRDQRPQPEEVIGFYRYVQDIAEHLTTIHLKRCERGKRCLYEGSTPADGFPNSWNGATYCTSELAVLKNNEIHAWDRGFDDDGNQVWGVKGGPYEFKPAPSSSFNDVLNPLSFASQPLGKRIEGSFVLQE
- the LOC101250897 gene encoding probable beta-1,4-xylosyltransferase IRX10L — translated: MKSWTLGIFVLLYLALLLKIEGLKFHRSEHTERISGSAGDVLEDNPVGRLKVFVYELPSKYNKKILQKDQRCLNHMFAAEIFMHRFLLSSAVRTFNPEEADWFYTPVYSTCDLTPNGLPLPFKSPRMMRSAIQLISSNWPYWNRTEGADHFFIVPHDFGACFHYQEEKAIERGILPLLQRATLVQTFGQRNHVCLKDGSITIPPYAPPQKMQSHLIPPDTPRSIFVYFRGLFYDVGNDPEGGYYARGARAAVWENFKNNPLFDISTEHPTTYYEDMQRAIFCLCPLGWAPWSPRLVEAVIFGCIPVIIADDIVLPFADAIPWEDIGVFVAEKDVPNLDTILTSIRPEEILRKQRLLANPSMKQAMLFPTPAQSGDAFHQILNGLARKLPHDKTNYLKPGEKSLNWTAGPVGDLKPW